The Streptomyces sp. NBC_00775 genome includes the window GCGACGGCGCGGTCGCCGTGGACCAGACGACGGGCGAGTACGCGGACGTCCCGGCCCTTGACATCGATGTCCTGGACGCGACGGGCGCCGGCGACGTCTTCGGCGCGAGCTTCGTCGCGGCCTCGCTCGGCGGCTGGCCACTGGAGGAACGGCTGCGCTTCGCGGTCCTCGCCGCCGGGCTGTCGGTGCAAAGGCACGGCGGCGCCCTCGCGGCGCCCGGATGGTACGGCGTCCACCGCTGGTGGCACTCCCTCGAAGACCCCGAACTGCGGCGCGCGTACGGCTTCCTGGCCGACCGGATCCCGGCGGACCCCGGACCGCCGGTCCGGTACGCGCCCGTCACCCCCCACTGAGCCCTGATCGGTACCTCGCGCAGTCGAAGAACTTCACAGAGCTTCAACGAGCTTCAAAGAACTTCAGAGAACGTCAAAGAAACCGAAAGGCGGTGGGAGCTGTGCGGCTCTCACGAAGAGGCCTGCTGCGTGCGGGTCTGGCCGGTACGGCCGGCGCGGCGCTCGGCGGCCTGGCGACCGGCTGTGCCGTTCCGACCGGGTCCACCGGCCGGAACATGGTCATGTGGTACTGGAGCGGCGGGCTGAGCCCGAAAGTCGTCCAGGACGCCAAGGCCCGCTACGACAGCACGGTGAACCTCCAGGCCATCCAGATCGGCGGCTACTACCGCTCGAAGCTGATGACCACGATGACCGGACGCGCCCATGTCCCGGACATCGCCGGGCTCAAGGGCGAGGACATGGCCTCGTACCTGCCGAACTCCGACCAGTTCGTGGATCTGCGCACGCTCGGCGCCGACAAGCTGAAGGACCAGTACCTGCCGTGGAAGTGGGACGAGGGCATCGCCGAGGACGGCTCGATGGTGGGCTTCCCCATCGACTGCGGTCCGGTCGCCCACTACTACCAGCCGGCCGTCTTCGAGAAGGCCGGACTGCCCCACGAACCGGCCGACGTCTCCAGGGAGCTGGACACCTGGGAGAAGTTCCTCGCCGCCGGTGAGCAGCTCAGGAAGCGCATCCCCGGCACGTTCATCCTGACCGACGCCCTCAGCATCTACGGCATCTCGATCAACCAGACGACCAAGCGGTTCGTCGACAAGGACCGGCACTTCATCGGCGACCAGGAGCATGTGCGCACCGCCTGGGACCGTGCCGTCGAGGCCACCCGCCGCGGACTGGTCTCGAAGATCGTCAACGGCACGCCGGACAACATATCGGCGACGGAGCGGGGTCTGCTGCCCAGCCAGCTCAACGCCTCCTGGGCGGCCGGTGACATCAAGCTCAACACACCGAAGACCAAGGGCAAGTGGCGGGTGGCGGCCTGTCCGGGCGGACCGTCGAACATCGGCGGCTCGTTCCTGGCCATCACCAAGGCGTGCCGGGAGCCGGAGAAGGCCTTCGAGATGATCACCTGGATGCTCGACGCGGGCAACCAGGCCCAGGGCTTCGTCGACTCGGTGCTCTTCCCCTCGACCCCGGCGTCGTACGGCATGAAGAAACTGCGCGAACCCGACGCGTTCTTCGGCAACCAGATCACCATGGACGTCTTCGGCCCGGCGGCGCGGAACATCCCGGTCGCCTACAACAGCCCGTACGACATCGCGCTCAAGACCCCGATCGACGACGAGCTGCGGAACTTCTCCGTCCTCGGCAAGGACGAGAAGCAGGCATGGAAGGACGCCATGAGCAAGTGCCGGCGCATCGCGGACCACCTGGGGGTGAGTTACTGATGACTACCGCACCCGTGGTCGAGACACCCCCGGCGGCAGTGGCAGGCGCCCCCGTCGTCCATGCCAAGAAGGGCATCCTGAGCTACTGGCGGCTGTACGCCGCGATCTCCCCCTTCTATCTGCTCTTCCTCGCCTTCGGTCTGATACCGGTCGGCTTCTCGCTCTATCTGTCGTTCCACCGCTGGGACGGGCTCGGCTCGATGGAGTTCGCGGGACTGTCGCAGTACCGCTATCTCCTGGACGACAGCCAGTTCTGGAGCGCGATCGGGAACACGATCATCATCTGGGCGCTCGCCACCTTCCCCATGATCTTCCTGGCGATGGTCACGGCCGTGCTGCTCAACTCGGCGGTCCGCTTCAAGAACGTCTACCGCTTCGCGTTCTTCCTGCCGAACGTCACCTCGATCGTGGCCGTCGCCATCATCTTCGGCTCGGTCTTCTCCACCAACTTCGGCCTGGTCAACGCTCTCTTGCAGGCGGTCGGCCTTGACCAGGTGGCGTGGCTGAACACTCCCTGGGGCATCAAGGTCGCCATCGCGACCCTGATGACCTGGCAGTGGACCGGCTACAACGCGATCATCTTCCTCGCCGGGCTCCAGACGATCCCGGGCGAGCTGTACGAGGCGGCGCGCATGGACGGCGCCGGACCCGTGCAGACCTTCTTCCGCGTCACGCTGCCGCTGCTGCGCCCGGTCCTGCTCTTCGTCCTCGTCATCTCGACGGTCACCGGGCTGCAGAGCTTCTCCGAACCACAGGTGCTGCTCCAGACGACGGACAACAACTCGTCGTTCGCGGGCGGCCCGGGCCACGCGGGCCAGACGATGGTCCTCTACTTCTTCCAGCAGACCTTCGACAACAACGACTTCGGCTACGGCGCCGCCGTGGCCTGGGGCATCTTCCTCGTCGTCGTCCTCTTCTCGATCATCAACTGGCGCCTGGTGCAGCGCCGGGGCGAAGAATAGGAGCC containing:
- a CDS encoding carbohydrate ABC transporter permease — its product is MTTAPVVETPPAAVAGAPVVHAKKGILSYWRLYAAISPFYLLFLAFGLIPVGFSLYLSFHRWDGLGSMEFAGLSQYRYLLDDSQFWSAIGNTIIIWALATFPMIFLAMVTAVLLNSAVRFKNVYRFAFFLPNVTSIVAVAIIFGSVFSTNFGLVNALLQAVGLDQVAWLNTPWGIKVAIATLMTWQWTGYNAIIFLAGLQTIPGELYEAARMDGAGPVQTFFRVTLPLLRPVLLFVLVISTVTGLQSFSEPQVLLQTTDNNSSFAGGPGHAGQTMVLYFFQQTFDNNDFGYGAAVAWGIFLVVVLFSIINWRLVQRRGEE
- a CDS encoding ABC transporter substrate-binding protein translates to MRLSRRGLLRAGLAGTAGAALGGLATGCAVPTGSTGRNMVMWYWSGGLSPKVVQDAKARYDSTVNLQAIQIGGYYRSKLMTTMTGRAHVPDIAGLKGEDMASYLPNSDQFVDLRTLGADKLKDQYLPWKWDEGIAEDGSMVGFPIDCGPVAHYYQPAVFEKAGLPHEPADVSRELDTWEKFLAAGEQLRKRIPGTFILTDALSIYGISINQTTKRFVDKDRHFIGDQEHVRTAWDRAVEATRRGLVSKIVNGTPDNISATERGLLPSQLNASWAAGDIKLNTPKTKGKWRVAACPGGPSNIGGSFLAITKACREPEKAFEMITWMLDAGNQAQGFVDSVLFPSTPASYGMKKLREPDAFFGNQITMDVFGPAARNIPVAYNSPYDIALKTPIDDELRNFSVLGKDEKQAWKDAMSKCRRIADHLGVSY